TACTGATTTGAGCCATCCATTCGTATTGGAGGCGTATCTCCAAAATCCATGGAAGCCTGAACTTGCGCCGCCTCAATTTTGGATGGAACAAGATATTTATCAATTGTTCCTTCATTGTGATGTAGAGGAAGAGGTAACCTACCAATCAAAGATTCCGGAATTAGATTTCAGAAGGTGGACCTCTACCGGAGCTAGAACATGTGATGTGAATTTAACCAAATCAAACAAAGCAGTGGGTCTTACAAAATTATTAGAAAAACTCGGCATTGCTCCCGATGAAGCTGTTGCATTTGGGGATGGTCTGAATGATATTGAAATGCTTTCTTTTGTAGGAATGGGAATAGCCATGGGGTCTGCCCTTGATAAAGTGAAACAAGCAGCCAATATGGTAACACTCTCCGCTGAAGAAGATGGAGTACGATACGGTTTAGAACGAATTGGTTTAATTTAACTTATCGGCATTTCCAAAACAAAAAAAGGGGTCATAAAATCAAAAAGAAAACACAAAATAAATAGTAGCTAATCGGCACATATTAAATAAAAAGGTTTATTAATCATTGGATTTTCCTACATTAAGAACGAATTTCTGAGATGTAATTTTCTATTTCAAGTAGTAAGTATTGGAAGATATTCATGATTAAAACATTGAGGATGAATCGTAATGGAAGAGGTAGTTTATACAATACTCCGCACAGTCGTATCCAT
The DNA window shown above is from Neobacillus sp. WH10 and carries:
- a CDS encoding Cof-type HAD-IIB family hydrolase, which translates into the protein MNYKVVILDIDGTILPHGKSISHPTKHAIQQLRDNNIKVVIATGRAPYFSESIIEETGVDSMVFFNGAYVYHEGKEIYKSAIEKHVLNKIHLLSNDYHHPLTFLGGRSFKATDLSHPFVLEAYLQNPWKPELAPPQFWMEQDIYQLFLHCDVEEEVTYQSKIPELDFRRWTSTGARTCDVNLTKSNKAVGLTKLLEKLGIAPDEAVAFGDGLNDIEMLSFVGMGIAMGSALDKVKQAANMVTLSAEEDGVRYGLERIGLI